The following proteins come from a genomic window of Rhodanobacteraceae bacterium:
- a CDS encoding TonB-dependent receptor has protein sequence MNLKLRELNRAMARALAIGSVAAVAMPVLAQDAEEETRIDTVTVTGSRVKRVDAETSQPVFTMSREDIKAQGLTSIGDVIQNITANGSTLNSTYNNGGNGETRVSLRNLGSNRTLVLVNGRRWVGGTGLGGAVDLNTIPTAAVERIEVLKDGASAIYGSDAIAGVVNVILRSDFVGAEFNTYQGEFDEGDGQRESYDMTIGASGDRFTALMGASYVKEQPVGAGDREISAEPTIGTGTTFGSSTTPFGRFQICNTATPVTAPLSCPGANRVLPNGSAGTFTYNPGASGTNWRPFIVPDDIYNFAPDNYLLTPQERTSIFGQASVELTDDISFKMMATYNERKSEQLLAAMPVVLGTGPGAGLQARTVQIHQNNLYNPFGAPVVRIQRRVVETGGRSFKQDVDTFAFNGTLEGSFSLGDRYFSWDAGYTYGKNDQNDVTKGLFNLLALRQSLGPSMLVNGVPTCVSTPGNASTAIAGCVPLNLLGAPGSITDDMLAFSSFIAHDQFGYEICTVLTDVTMAKTLEFSLATRYSDYSNFGDTTNSSFGMKWKPIDELLVRASYGEGFRAPSVLELFQGVSDNFPQISDPCNTVRFGGLSADAQARCRAQGVPAGGYEQGNPQIRTLVGGEPNLTAETSVSKNVGIVFSPTFLEGFDVSVDWWQIRLKDSLGSAGAQPILDQCILNNNQAYCARFSRLPGGEIDELLDTTDNFGPSEIEGIDVAFNYVLPDTDYGTFSFSLDNTYVLDYRRDDNLDGDLDDSLVGEYEDGITSNNWRLRSNLATRWEMGNWGATWNTRYYSRQEEDCQFMVDYGFGDLCSDPNRVDADGNPAAQNVLGGTTYHDLAGYWNAPWDARITVGVNNIGDKNPPVSFSTFANSFDPQYEVPGRFYYMQYSQRF, from the coding sequence ATGAACTTGAAGCTTCGAGAGTTGAACCGTGCGATGGCACGCGCGCTCGCGATCGGATCGGTCGCCGCGGTGGCGATGCCGGTGCTCGCGCAGGATGCCGAAGAAGAGACCCGCATCGACACCGTGACGGTCACTGGCTCGCGCGTGAAGCGCGTGGACGCAGAGACTTCGCAGCCTGTCTTCACCATGAGCCGCGAAGACATCAAGGCCCAGGGCCTGACGTCGATCGGCGACGTGATCCAGAACATCACCGCCAACGGCTCCACGCTGAACAGCACGTACAACAACGGCGGCAACGGCGAAACCCGCGTCAGCCTGCGTAACCTCGGCTCGAATCGCACCCTGGTGCTGGTCAACGGCCGACGCTGGGTGGGCGGCACCGGCCTCGGTGGCGCGGTCGACCTGAACACCATCCCGACCGCAGCCGTCGAACGCATCGAAGTGTTGAAGGACGGCGCCTCCGCGATCTACGGTTCCGACGCGATCGCCGGCGTGGTCAACGTTATTCTCCGCTCCGATTTCGTCGGCGCGGAATTCAACACCTACCAGGGTGAGTTCGATGAGGGCGACGGTCAGCGCGAATCGTACGACATGACGATCGGTGCGAGCGGCGATCGCTTCACCGCGTTGATGGGCGCTTCGTACGTCAAGGAACAGCCGGTTGGCGCGGGTGATCGCGAAATCTCCGCCGAGCCGACCATCGGCACGGGCACCACCTTTGGTTCCAGCACCACCCCGTTTGGCCGCTTCCAGATCTGCAACACCGCCACCCCGGTGACCGCACCGCTGTCCTGCCCGGGCGCCAATCGCGTGCTGCCGAACGGCTCGGCTGGCACGTTCACCTACAATCCGGGCGCCTCCGGCACCAACTGGCGCCCGTTCATCGTTCCCGACGACATCTACAACTTCGCCCCGGACAACTACCTGCTGACCCCGCAGGAGCGCACCTCCATCTTCGGCCAGGCCAGCGTCGAGCTGACTGACGACATCAGCTTCAAGATGATGGCCACCTACAACGAGCGCAAGTCCGAGCAGCTGCTCGCGGCGATGCCGGTCGTGCTGGGTACCGGCCCGGGCGCTGGTTTGCAGGCCCGCACGGTGCAGATCCACCAGAACAACCTCTACAACCCGTTTGGCGCGCCGGTCGTGCGCATCCAGCGCCGTGTTGTGGAAACTGGTGGCCGCAGCTTCAAGCAGGACGTCGACACCTTTGCTTTCAACGGTACCCTCGAAGGTTCGTTCTCGCTGGGTGATCGCTACTTCAGCTGGGACGCCGGCTATACGTATGGCAAGAACGACCAAAACGACGTGACCAAGGGGCTTTTCAATTTGCTGGCCCTCCGCCAGTCTCTTGGCCCGTCGATGCTGGTGAATGGTGTGCCGACCTGCGTCTCGACTCCGGGCAATGCCTCGACGGCGATCGCGGGCTGCGTTCCTTTGAATCTGCTCGGCGCGCCGGGCTCCATCACGGACGACATGCTTGCGTTCAGCTCTTTCATAGCGCACGACCAGTTCGGCTACGAAATTTGCACGGTGCTGACCGATGTCACGATGGCCAAGACGCTCGAGTTCAGCCTGGCGACCCGCTATTCGGATTACAGCAACTTCGGAGACACTACCAATTCTTCCTTCGGCATGAAGTGGAAGCCGATCGACGAGTTGCTGGTCCGCGCCAGTTATGGCGAGGGCTTTCGCGCTCCCAGCGTCCTCGAACTGTTCCAGGGTGTGTCCGATAACTTCCCGCAGATTTCCGACCCCTGCAACACGGTCCGTTTTGGTGGTCTGAGCGCCGATGCGCAGGCGCGCTGCCGCGCGCAGGGCGTGCCCGCCGGTGGCTACGAGCAGGGCAACCCGCAGATCCGCACGCTGGTCGGTGGTGAGCCGAATCTTACGGCGGAAACTTCGGTGTCCAAGAACGTCGGCATCGTCTTCAGCCCGACCTTCCTGGAAGGCTTCGACGTGTCCGTCGACTGGTGGCAAATCCGTCTGAAAGATTCGCTCGGGTCCGCCGGAGCGCAGCCCATCTTGGATCAATGCATCCTGAACAACAATCAGGCCTATTGCGCACGATTCAGCCGCCTGCCGGGCGGTGAGATCGATGAGCTTTTGGACACAACAGACAACTTCGGTCCCTCGGAAATCGAGGGTATCGATGTCGCGTTCAATTACGTCCTCCCGGATACCGACTACGGCACCTTCTCCTTCTCGCTGGACAACACCTACGTCCTGGATTACCGCCGAGATGATAATCTCGATGGAGATTTGGATGATAGCCTCGTGGGCGAGTACGAGGACGGCATCACCAGCAACAACTGGCGCCTGCGTTCCAACTTGGCCACGCGCTGGGAGATGGGCAACTGGGGTGCGACCTGGAACACGCGTTACTACTCGCGTCAGGAAGAAGACTGCCAGTTCATGGTCGACTACGGCTTCGGTGACCTGTGCTCCGATCCGAACCGCGTCGATGCCGACGGCAACCCGGCCGCCCAGAACGTGCTCGGCGGTACCACGTACCACGATCTGGCTGGCTACTGGAATGCCCCGTGGGATGCGCGTATCACGGTGGGCGTGAACAACATTGGCGACAAGAATCCGCCGGTGTCGTTCTCGACCTTCGCGAACAGCTTCGACCCGCAGTACGAAGTCCCGGGTCGCTTCTACTACATGCAGTACTCGCAGCGCTTCTGA
- a CDS encoding sulfotransferase: MSATDHNGAASSRKLLEGIDAALARGALDEAIQLGETLVELQPRNVIGRVRLVSALLQRGEFGRAHWHALAAAELKPEKPELVLSLARQLIRFLENDALIGCLRNLGFRRAATAQVLAEAGVLLSNIGAHDEAVAMLDLALQRDPRHAPSRYFRGNLHMFAGELAQAERSLELSLSADPRFAQASWVLSSLYPQTTERNHVSRIQEQLRQAQPGLGAEIYLNFALFNELHDLERYPEAWSALERGCAAKRRRIHYDHADTMGVFPRLMAQCDADFVAARPIESPKLTPIFIVGMHRTGTTLLERVLAGHPDVADGGESYAFNVDMKLQADYGFPGMLDAELIRRAAAIDFRRVGERFTARCIRRANGRQWFTEKLPSNFLNVGYIAKALPHAKFLHLVRDPRETCFSNLRTLFSEACGYSYQQGELADYYLGYRKLMEHWHRVLPGRILDVDFVRLTNDTEAVAKEVFDYCGLSFVAEALNTEKTRGVVATASSAQVRPQNQCAYGSGMEPLSPATGATVVSPGPTREQSERSRQLTIGAIVAASSAD; encoded by the coding sequence TTGAGCGCAACAGATCACAACGGCGCGGCGTCCAGCAGAAAACTGCTCGAAGGAATCGACGCGGCGCTGGCTCGTGGTGCACTCGATGAGGCGATCCAGTTGGGGGAAACCCTGGTCGAACTGCAGCCCCGCAACGTCATTGGGCGGGTGCGCCTGGTGTCGGCGCTGCTGCAGCGAGGAGAGTTCGGCAGAGCCCATTGGCACGCGTTGGCGGCTGCCGAGTTGAAGCCGGAAAAGCCTGAATTGGTCCTTTCTCTCGCGCGCCAGTTGATCCGCTTCCTCGAGAACGATGCGCTGATCGGTTGCTTGCGCAACCTCGGTTTCCGTCGCGCGGCGACAGCGCAAGTGCTGGCCGAGGCGGGAGTCTTGCTCAGCAATATCGGCGCACATGATGAAGCCGTCGCCATGCTGGATCTCGCATTGCAGCGGGACCCCCGGCATGCGCCGTCGCGATACTTTCGCGGCAACCTGCACATGTTCGCCGGCGAACTTGCCCAAGCCGAGCGGTCGCTGGAACTCAGCCTGTCCGCGGATCCGCGGTTTGCGCAGGCCTCATGGGTGCTGTCGTCACTGTACCCGCAGACGACCGAGCGCAATCATGTCTCCCGGATTCAGGAACAACTGCGGCAGGCTCAGCCAGGGCTGGGGGCAGAGATTTACCTGAATTTCGCGCTCTTCAATGAGCTGCACGATCTTGAGCGTTACCCTGAGGCCTGGTCAGCATTGGAGCGTGGATGCGCGGCCAAGCGCCGACGCATTCACTACGATCACGCCGACACCATGGGCGTTTTCCCGCGGTTGATGGCGCAATGCGATGCGGATTTCGTTGCCGCGCGCCCGATCGAATCACCGAAGCTGACCCCGATTTTCATTGTGGGCATGCACCGCACCGGCACCACCTTGCTCGAGCGTGTGCTTGCAGGTCACCCTGATGTCGCCGATGGCGGCGAAAGTTACGCATTCAATGTCGACATGAAGCTGCAGGCCGATTACGGCTTCCCGGGCATGCTCGACGCAGAATTGATCCGGCGCGCCGCAGCAATCGATTTTCGTCGGGTGGGTGAACGTTTCACGGCGCGATGTATCCGGCGCGCAAATGGCCGGCAATGGTTCACGGAAAAGCTGCCGTCGAATTTTCTGAATGTCGGGTATATTGCGAAGGCACTCCCGCATGCGAAATTCCTGCATCTGGTTCGCGACCCGCGGGAGACCTGTTTTTCGAATTTGCGGACCTTGTTTTCCGAGGCCTGCGGGTACTCCTACCAACAGGGCGAGCTCGCCGATTATTATCTTGGTTATCGCAAATTGATGGAGCATTGGCATCGGGTGCTCCCGGGGCGCATTCTCGATGTTGATTTCGTTCGCTTGACCAACGACACCGAGGCGGTTGCGAAAGAAGTCTTCGACTATTGTGGTCTATCGTTCGTGGCAGAAGCGCTGAACACCGAGAAGACGCGTGGTGTGGTCGCCACCGCCAGTAGTGCGCAGGTGCGCCCGCAAAATCAGTGCGCATACGGTTCCGGCATGGAGCCACTATCGCCAGCAACTGGAGCCACTGTTGTCTCGCCTGGCCCTACTCGGGAACAGTCAGAGCGATCGCGGCAACTGACAATCGGAGCGATTGTCGCCGCAAGTTCCGCGGATTGA